The following proteins are co-located in the Chanodichthys erythropterus isolate Z2021 unplaced genomic scaffold, ASM2448905v1 ctg002290_np12, whole genome shotgun sequence genome:
- the LOC137016947 gene encoding LOW QUALITY PROTEIN: piggyBac transposable element-derived protein 4-like (The sequence of the model RefSeq protein was modified relative to this genomic sequence to represent the inferred CDS: substituted 2 bases at 2 genomic stop codons): MKKGTEPDEQVSEEEDFTEADQNFTEDSEEREGPETYLSKNGEILWSSTPHTRTQRRAQAEEVRRNAPGPTRYACVRAEDIKSTFELFFQSSMQQQILEMRNLEGQRVFGEDWSNIECNKIQAFIGLLILAGVLKSHHKSASSLWDSELGRAIFRTTMPLKNSNNXLGXQLTRLPLMYRPDTNITVDESLVGFRGRCPLKQYMPKKPAKYGIKIWAACDANSSYCLNMQVYTGKPPGMPHERNLGRRIVLEVMDGYQGHIVTCDNFFTSYALGIELLNKKMRMIGTIRRNKPELPTALTIQRGRAKFSSMFAFTETHAIVSYCPRKNKNVLLMSTVQEDAAVSEREDRKPEMILPYNRTKGGVDNLDKKIRRKTARWPMAIFYNMLETGGQLHEEALFAGPGKSARQVKSNLFI, translated from the exons ATGAAAAAGGGAACAGAGCCAGATGAGCAAGTCTCTGAAGAGGAAGATTTTACAGAGGCTGACCAAAACTTCACTGAGGATTCAGAGGAGAGAGAAGGCCCTGAAACTTACCTCTCCAAGAACGGGGAAATACTGTGGTCTTCAACTCCTCACACAAGGACACAAAGGAGAGCACAGGCAGAGGAGGTCAGAAGAAATGCGCCTGGACCAACAAGGTATGCCTGTGTAAGGGCTGAAGATATCAAATctacttttgaacttttttttcaaaGCTCCATGCAACA ACAGATTCTTGAGATGAGAAATTTAGAGGGGCAACGAGTGTTTGGTGAAGACTGGTCTAATATTGAATGTAATAAAATTCAAGCATTTATTGGACTTCTAATTCTTGCTGGGGTTTTAAAATCTCACCACAAATCTGCATCCAGTTTATGGGACAGTGAGTTGGGGAGGGCAATTTTCCGTACAACCATGCCACTGAAAAATTCAAACAACTGACTAGGATGACAACTGACAAGACTACCTCTCATGTACAGACCAGATACCAACATTACAGTTGATGAGAGCTTGGTGGGATTCAGGGGCCGGTGTCCTTTAAAGCAGTACATGCCAAAAAAACCTGCCAAATATGGCATTAAAATATGGGCAGCCTGTGATGCAAACTCGAGCTACTGTTTGAACATGCAGGTATACACAGGAAAACCTCCAGGGATGCCACACGAAAGAAACCTGGGAAGGAGAATAGTCCTGGAAGTGATGGATGGCTATCAAGGGCATATTGTCACTTGTGACAACTTTTTTACTTCATATGCTCTTGGCATAGAGCTCCTAAACAAGAAAATGAGAATGATAGGAACAATCCGAAGGAACAAGCCAGAGCTGCCAACTGCTCTGACCATTCAAAGAGGCCGGGCTAAGTTCTCATCTATGTTCGCCTTCACAGAAACACACGCCATCGTGTCGTACTGCcccagaaaaaataaaaacgttCTTCTCATGAGCACTGTGCAAGAAGATGCAGCAGTGAGCGAAAGAGAAGACAGGAAACCTGAAATGATCTTGCCATACAACAGGACCAAAGGGGGAGTGGACAATCTTGATAAG AAAATCCGGAGAAAGACAGCTCGCTGGCCCATGGCAATCTTCTACAATATGTTGGAGACAGGGGGACAACTACATGAGGAGGCACTTTTTGCAGGACCTGGGAAGAGCGctcgtcaagtcaagtcaaatttatttatatag
- the LOC137016948 gene encoding gastrula zinc finger protein XlCGF8.2DB-like: MIIHTGEKPYTCQQCGKSFTRKESLEGHMRIHTGEKPYTCQQCGKSFNRKGKLENHMRVHTGEKPFTCQQCGQNFSHKISLIRPYENSHWRETFHLPTMWIEFHT, encoded by the coding sequence atgataattcacactggagaaaagccttacacctgccaacagtgtggaaagagtttcacacgtAAAGAAAGCCTTGAAggccacatgagaattcacactggagaaaagccttacacctgccaacagtgtggaaagagtttcaatagaAAAGGAAAACTTGAAaaccacatgagagttcacactggagagaagcccttcacctgccaacagtgtggacagAATTTCAGTCATAAAATAAGCCTTATAAGGCcatatgagaattcacactggagagaaacctttcacctgccaacaatgtggatAGAGTTTCACACGTGA